The following proteins come from a genomic window of Musa acuminata AAA Group cultivar baxijiao chromosome BXJ1-7, Cavendish_Baxijiao_AAA, whole genome shotgun sequence:
- the LOC135679744 gene encoding anthranilate O-methyltransferase 3-like, which produces MAKPILETAIAEMYRRTPLPERMVVVNLGCSSGPNTFLVVSEVLGIVGDLCRRLEQKPPEIQFFLSDLPGNDFNNVFRSLERYEKKMEEEKGDLLVPHYVVGVPGSFYGRLFPCNTVHFFHSNFSLMWLSQVPQGLESEQGVPVNKGNIYIAENSPPQVVKAYQEQHRRDFSTFLKSRYVELSIGGGMVLTFLGRRNKHPANDELSYLYGLLAEALNTMVSQGIISEDKVDTFNLPIYGASMQEVKSVIEEEGSFDVEKAESFESSWDPFDDSDNVLDGKNVASTLQAVMEPLISHHFGDAIPHALFSLLADNITARHLPKDKCYYTVLVFALRRKA; this is translated from the exons ATGGCGAAGCCCATATTGGAGACCGCCATAGCAGAGATGTACAGGAGGACGCCGCTCCCCGAGAGGATGGTCGTCGTCAACCTCGGTTGTTCGTCGGGTCCGAACACCTTTCTTGTGGTCTCTGAGGTGCTTGGCATCGTCGGTGACCTATGTCGAAGGCTGGAGCAGAAGCCACCGGAGATCCAGTTCTTCTTGAGCGACCTCCCGGGAAATGACTTCAATAATGTCTTCCGGTCTTTGGAAAGATATgagaagaagatggaggaggagaagggggaccTGCTCGTGCCTCATTACGTTGTGGGCGTTCCCGGTTCCTTCTACGGGAGGCTTTTCCCGTGTAACACTGTGCACTTCTTCCACTCTAACTTCTCTCTCATGTGGCTCTCTCAG GTTCCACAAGGTCTCGAGAGTGAGCAGGGTGTTCCGGTGAACAAGGGCAACATCTATATTGCGGAGAACAGTCCACCCCAAGTCGTGAAAGCATACCAAGAACAACACCGGAGAGACTTCTCCACGTTCCTCAAATCTCGTTACGTAGAACTAAGCATCGGAGGGGGAATGGTATTAACATTCCTAGGAAGAAGAAACAAACACCCAGCCAACGACGAGCTAAGCTATCTTTATGGATTACTAGCAGAGGCCCTTAACACAATGGTCTCACAG GGAATCATATCAGAAGACAAAGTGGACACCTTCAATTTGCCAATTTATGGAGCTTCGATGCAGGAAGTGAAGTCAGTGATAGAGGAGGAAGGTTCATTTGATGTAGAGAAAGCGGAGAGCTTCGAGTCCAGTTGGGATCCGTTTGACGACTCCGACAATGTACTCGATGGGAAGAATGTGGCAAGCACTTTACAGGCAGTGATGGAGCCCTTGATTTCACATCATTTTGGGGATGCCATACCCCATGCATTATTCTCACTACTCGCCGATAATATTACTGCAAGGCATCTCCCAAAAGACAAATGCTACTACACCGTGTtagtctttgccttgaggaggaAAGCTTGA